In Thermoplasmata archaeon, the genomic stretch TCCGCGGGCACGTGGCAGTCGTTGAGGAGGACCTGAGCCGTGCCGCTCGCACGGACACCCAGTTTGTCCTCGACCTTCCCGATTTCCAGGCCGGGGTTCCCGCGCTCCACGATGAACGCGCTGATCCCCTTGTTCCCCTTGGACGCGTCGGTGACGGCCATGATGACGAAGGTCCCCGCCACGGGAGCGTTCGTGCAGAAGTTCTTCGTCCCGTCCAGAACCCAGCCGCGGGCCGTCCGTTTGGCCGTCGTCTGCATGGCGGCCGCGTCCGACCCGCTCGCCGGTTCCGTGAGCGCCCATGCCGCGAGCTTCCTCCCGCTCGCCAGCTCCGGGATGTACCGTTTCCGCTGGGCCTCCGTCCCCGCAAGCCAGAGGTTCCCCATCCCGAGGGTGTTGTGCGCGGACATGATGAGGGCGTGAGAGCCGCACACGCGAGCGATCTCCTCGAGTGCGGTGGCGAACGCGATCGTGTCGAGTCCCGCGCCCTCGTACTCCGTGGGGATGAGCATCCCCATGAGGCCCAGGGAGGCCATCCCGGCCACGGTCTTTGCCGGGAACTCGCCCGTCTGGTCATGGAACGCAGCCACGGGTCGGATCTCCCTCTCCGCGAACTCCCGGACCGTCTTGCGGATCATCTCATGCTCTTCGCCGAACTCGAAGTCCATGCCCTGGCCCGGTCGGGCAAACGCCATCGGGGGCTTGAGCCTTCGCCCGCTTACGCGGGCGGACGCCGCCGCGCGTCGCCGAGGTCCGTGAGCAGCTTCCGCGATTCGCGGAGCAAGTCCAAAGCAGCGTCATGCTCTCGGGTCACGTACGCGATGATGTCGCCGTACGCGCCCTTCCGGTAAAGGACGGGGACGCGAGCGCCCGGCTCCTTGTCTGCGAATACGTGGAGGCTCGAGCCTTCGAACCGGCCGCGGTTCATCAGGATCAGAACGGGCTGCAGGTCGAGGAAAGGCTTCGAGAACCAGTAGTACTTCATCGTGGCCACGTCCCACTCGATCAGCTGCCACTTCGTCGCCCGCTCGATGAGGAAGGTGAGGTCGAACCGGAGCCGGTTCCCAACGGGCACGAAGTCCCACCCGGGCTGGAGGATTCCCTTCCGGAGGATCATCTGGAGGATCTCCTTCTCGCCCCACTCCCACTCCGCCAGGATCTGGAAGGCGCCGACGGGCTCCAGATTCTCGTCGAGCTGGTGGAGCTGGACCGTGATGATTCGGTCCTGCTGAGGGTCGTCTCCCGTGGTCTCTTGATCGAAGTAGAAGAGGGTCAGGAACCCGCCCCGACGAAGAAAGGCGGGGGCGTCACTTAAGGGCTTCCGTGCGCCGCTCCTCCAGGGATTAGGCTCCCCTAAGTCGTCGGGGCGCGCAGCCTAAGAACCCCGAATAATACCCATGTATATTCTTTCAGGGAGAGCAAACACTGCATGGACGGCGGGGTCTAGGGCCTGGGGCTCCTGACTGCAACCAGGGAGCCGATGGAACGAATCGAGCATGACATCGTCGTCATAGGTTCGGGACTCGCGGGCCTGCGCGCTGCCCTCGAGGCGTCGCGGGTCAGCCATGGCCGCCTGGACGTCGGAATCATCACGAAGACCCAGGCGATGCGGTCCCACAGCGTCGCCGCGGAGGGAGGCACCGCGGCGGTCCTGTACCCGGACGAGGGCGACTCCTTCGATTCCCACATCTGGGACACGGTCAAGGGCTCCGATTTCCTCGCAGACCAGGACGCCGTGGAGATGTACGTGCACACCGCGCCCGAGGAGCTGCGCCTCCTGGAGCGATGGGGGATGCCCTGGTCCCGTCGGCCCGACGGGCGCATCGCCCAGCGGCCGTTTGGGGGCCACGAATTCCCCCGCGCAACCTTCGCCGCGGACAAGGTTGGCTTCCTGGAAATGCAGACCCTGTACGGGGCGATCCAGGCGTTCCCGAACGTCCACGTGCACCACGAGTGGTTCGCCACTTCGATCCTCAAGGAGGGCGGTCGCTTCGCGGGAATCACCGCGATCGACCTAAGGACGGGCAACCTGGCCGTCGTGCGTGCGAAGGCCGGCATCCTGGCCACGGGCGGTGCAGGCCGGATTTTCGGTTTCACGACGAACGGTCACCACTCCACCGCGGACGGCTTGTACATGGCGTATCGCGCCGGCCTCGCGCTCAAGGACCTCGAGTTCATCCAGTTCCACCCCACCGGCCTCGTCCCCAGCGGCATCCTCATCACGGAGGCGTCGCGCGGCGAGGGCGGATACCTCGTGAACGAAGACGGCGAGCGCTTCATGAAGCACTACGCGGAGAGGAAGATGGAGCTCGCTCCCCGCGACGTCGTCTCGCGCAGCGAGATGACCGAGATTAACGAAGGCCGTGGGATTGACGGCCCTGAGGGGATCAAGTGCGTGGGGCTCGACCTGCGGCACCTGGGGAAGGAGAAGATCCTCGAGCGCCTGCCGCAGATCCGCGAGGTGACGATGAAATTCTTGGGGATCGACCCCGTCGACCACCTGATTCCGATCAAGCCCGCCGCGCACTTCACGATGGGCGGCGTCCACACGGATATCAAGGGCGCCACGGAACTGAAGGGCCTCTGGGCGGCCGGAGAGGCCGCGTGCGTCAGCGTGCACGGCGCGAACCGCCTCGGGTCCAACTCCACGTCGATCTGCCTGGTGTACGGCCGGATCACGGGGACGGAGGCGGCGTACTATGTGAAAGGCTGGCAGGGCAATGGACTGCCTCAGGAGCAGATCCTCGCCGAGGAGACGCGCCTGTTCGATGAGACCCTGAACGGCGACGGCGACGTGAGCCCGTACGAGGTCCGGGACAGGCTCCAGGAGATCATGGACCGGGACGCCTACGTGTTCCGTTCCGGTGAAGGTCTGGCGCGCGCCCAGCGGGAAATCCAGGCGCTCCGATCGCAGGCGTACCACAGGGTGGGCGACAAGGAGCGCGAGTACAACACGAACTTCCTCCACGTCCTCGAGCTCGACTCCCTCCTGAACGCCGCCGAGATCGTCGTCGCGGGCGCGCTCGCACGGCAGGAGAGCCGCGGGGCCCACACCCGCCTCGACTTTCCGAAACGGGACGACGTCCATTGGCTCCAGCACACCTTGGCGCACCGCGGCCCGGACGGTCACCCTCAGCTCGCCTACATTCCGGTGACGATCACGACACACCAGCCCGTCGAAAGGAAGTATTGACATGTCCGACGCGATCGTGTCCATCGAGAAGGCGAAGGCCCCGAAGAAGGACCTCATCACGACCCAGGTGCGGTGGGGCTTCCGGCGCCCGTTCACGCTGGAAAAACTCGCTCTGCTCGCGCAGCGTGTTTCCGGCGTGGGGATCCTCGTCTACCTGTTCTTCCATATCTTCGTAACGGGGACCATCGTCCCGGGACCCGGCGGCGTGCCGGGCGGTCAGGACGTCTTCGCCGGGCTCA encodes the following:
- a CDS encoding acyl-CoA dehydrogenase family protein, encoding MAFARPGQGMDFEFGEEHEMIRKTVREFAEREIRPVAAFHDQTGEFPAKTVAGMASLGLMGMLIPTEYEGAGLDTIAFATALEEIARVCGSHALIMSAHNTLGMGNLWLAGTEAQRKRYIPELASGRKLAAWALTEPASGSDAAAMQTTAKRTARGWVLDGTKNFCTNAPVAGTFVIMAVTDASKGNKGISAFIVERGNPGLEIGKVEDKLGVRASGTAQVLLNDCHVPADAMLGEQNQGFVNALRILDNGRIGIGAMAVGLSQGAFDASVAYAKGRVQFGKPIADHQAIQFMLADMAMRIEAARALVLRAAWRKDRGLPFKREAAMAKLYASEMSSFVTNKAIQIHGGYGYIKDYPVERLMRDAKLTEIGEGTSEVQRLVIARELLRGA
- a CDS encoding succinate dehydrogenase/fumarate reductase flavoprotein subunit, with the translated sequence MERIEHDIVVIGSGLAGLRAALEASRVSHGRLDVGIITKTQAMRSHSVAAEGGTAAVLYPDEGDSFDSHIWDTVKGSDFLADQDAVEMYVHTAPEELRLLERWGMPWSRRPDGRIAQRPFGGHEFPRATFAADKVGFLEMQTLYGAIQAFPNVHVHHEWFATSILKEGGRFAGITAIDLRTGNLAVVRAKAGILATGGAGRIFGFTTNGHHSTADGLYMAYRAGLALKDLEFIQFHPTGLVPSGILITEASRGEGGYLVNEDGERFMKHYAERKMELAPRDVVSRSEMTEINEGRGIDGPEGIKCVGLDLRHLGKEKILERLPQIREVTMKFLGIDPVDHLIPIKPAAHFTMGGVHTDIKGATELKGLWAAGEAACVSVHGANRLGSNSTSICLVYGRITGTEAAYYVKGWQGNGLPQEQILAEETRLFDETLNGDGDVSPYEVRDRLQEIMDRDAYVFRSGEGLARAQREIQALRSQAYHRVGDKEREYNTNFLHVLELDSLLNAAEIVVAGALARQESRGAHTRLDFPKRDDVHWLQHTLAHRGPDGHPQLAYIPVTITTHQPVERKY